From the genome of Amblyraja radiata isolate CabotCenter1 chromosome 31, sAmbRad1.1.pri, whole genome shotgun sequence:
ttgattcctttagccctaagagctaaatctatgtctctcttaaaaacatgcagtgaattggcctccgctgctcactgtggcagagaattccacagattcagaacaCTCCGGGGTGAAGAAgtctccctcatctaaatcgttaatatatattgtattttgcggcaccccactcgtcactgcctgccgttctgaaaaggatccgttgcttcctactctttgctccttgtctgccaaccagttttctatccatgtcaataccctatcccccaataccatgtgctctaattttgcacactaatctcttgtgtgggaccttgtcaaaggctttttgaaagtccagatacaccacatccactggctctcccatatccattctacttgttacatcctcaaaaaattccaagaaGATTAGTGGAGCATGATTTccacttcataaatccatgctgactttgaccgatcccgtcactgctgTCCTGCAGTGAGATATCTGATCCTCCTCAGCAGTCCGGTGAGCGTTCTGTTTAATAGAGACACAAGCATCTTGAGCGAGAAaataaattgctggggaaactttgAAGTAAGGTCCTGACCCCgtaaagtcatctgtccatttccttccacagatgctgcctgaccgactgagttcctccagcaccttaatTCCTGTCAGTTCAACATCTTGCCCAAGCAATGGCACCTCTGacagtgcagcactccctcagtatTTCTCACTGAGGTTGTATCCTTAACTCTCCTGCACAACCttttttaggtttaggttcattattgtcatgtgtgccgaggtacagtgaaaagctttgttttgcctgctatccaatcagatcagataatgatctgaagaagggtctcgacccaaagtctCACTTACctacattctccagggatgctgcctggtcctctgagttactccagtactttgtgttattttatgtaaatcagcatctgcagttccttgtttccacagatcataatatacatagatacaaccattttaaattcaagtacaatagatagagcaaaggggaagacacagagtgcagaatacaggtcTCGGCATTGTGggacaccagttccatagacaaagtccattgtccgcaatggggtagaggtgtatCGGACAGTATCCTAACTCACGTAAAGATCGTTTAGAAGCCTGATAACcaaggagaagaagctgtttctgagtctgggtgGTGCTCGATTTCATTATTTTGCATCTTCtgctgatgggagcggggagaagaaggaatgaccggggcggGACTAGACTTTGATTATGTTTGGGGTTGTTATggaaataattattttacctCCCAGCAACTGATCCAAAACCAACCAACCccaagtggggggggagggaggtttgGGGTGGATAGGGTTGGGGTTGTTGTTACCACCGGTAATGAAATCGGTCCTGACCTGTGAAACTAACAGTAAATATCTTGGTCGTTGCCAGGCATGTTTCGGGACAGCAAGACCGGCCAGTGCACTCCATGTCCAGCAACCTCCTACACCAGTACCATGAACAACCAGTCGCATTGCAACCGCTGCCGCATGTGTGCAGTAGGTGAGTCCGGCAGATGGGCGATGCATGCACGGGAgctgcacggggggggggggggggggggggacaagggggAATGAGGGGGATGAGGAGACGGGAACAGGGGCGGCGGGGAAGGgaagtgcaaagattgggggaagaaatggggaggaggagagagcgagggggggggggggatagggggagtaaACAGAAGCGGGGAAAGGAGGAAGTGAGTGgaggtggggagaaggtggggaagGAAGAAAGAGAGGATGAGATAGGAGGGAGGGACgggacgggaggggggggggggggggtggggagggagcaaGGTGAGCTGCCCTTGCCCTGGAAACAACAGTCCCGGAGCCCGTGCCCGCCCACCCCACTCCCTCCAAAAAATGATGGCCTTCCAGGTAAGTTGCTGGGGTGCCGGTCTTCGTGGTTCCTCTTTGCCTGGTTCCACATGTGTTCCAGCATTCCTGGTGAGCACAAGCTTGCTACATAGATGGTGTTGGCGCTCCctgtttctctctatctctccttcttgctctcttgctctttctctttccacattcattgtgtgtctctctctgtgtgattCTCTTTGCCTCTTCTGCCTCTCCTGTTTCCCTCGGACTCCTGCTTCctgtcttcccctctctctctctctctctctctctctctctcttccagtttccctctctctcgccttctctctgtctcctcctgtttctctcttcctctttccctTTCCGTCTCTGTTTCACTCTGTCTCTTGCTCTCTGCTTCTCCTGTTTCTCCCCGActcatgctccccccccccccctctctcgctccctccctcctctctctctctcttccagttTCCCATTCACTCTCCATCTCTCACtgtttctctcccttctctcactctccctccctctctctcccttcccttggTTCTCATTCATGCTCCCCTTTGCCTTTCCCTTGCTGCTCCGGAGgttttgctcgttctccctgtttcCGTCCTCTCATTCTCCTCCCATCCCGGTGACATTTGAAATAACAAGAGGGAAACCACTGTAGATacgcagcaggtcgggcagcaactgtggtggaggagggggggggggggggggggggggggctggaattTAACTTTGCAAGTTGAAAACCATTGTTCACCTCCACAAACCCCCCAGTCACGCCCGTTTCTTGATCTTGAAGGTAAATCCCAGACGCTGTTTCCGTGCCTGGCCACATCCAACACGGTGTGCGAGTGTAAAGAGGGATACATGTGTACCCGTAGTGACTGCAAAGCCTGCAAGCCCCACACTACGTGCAAGAGAGGACAGCGGGTGGAAGGAGAGGGTAAGCATGTTCTGGACACGCCAGCTTCGGGAAGGTCTGCTCGTGTACAACAGTCACTTGGAAGATATgtgtgtttaaaaaggaactgcacatgctggaaaatcccaggtagacaaaaatgctggagaaactcagcgggtgcagcagcatctatggagcgaaggaaataggcaacgtttcgtcccgaaacgttgcctatttccttcgctccatagatgctgctgcacccgctgagtttctccagcatttttgtgtacttggaACATATTTATCAGatacgagatgagaaaaaacaattttcacacagagagtggtgaatctctggaattctctgccacagaaggtagttgaggccagttcattggctatatttaagagggagttagatgtggcccttgtggctaaagggatcaggggggtatggagggaaggcaggtacaggatactgagttggatgatcagccatgatcatattgaatggcggtgcaggctcgaagggccgaatggcctctactcctgcacctattttctatgtttctatgtttctatactggaAAGCTGTTGTGAACATGTTAAGTGGTCCATGCAGAGAGCagaatggggtgggaggagggggggggggggggggggggtgcaagtggtggtgggatcacgttgtcaCTGGGAGAAATGCCAAAGCAGATTTGAGGAATTGAAGAGATTCCTCTGATTGGATTTCTTTAGTTCAAGCATCTCCAACACCCCAGTCTCCACTCTGCCTTCTGCCCATTAACTAGGCCTCAGTCCCTGTTCtcatcctgtttaagaaggaactgcagatgctggaaaatagaaggtacacaaaaatgctggagaaactcagcgggtgcagcagcatctatggagcgaaggaaataggtaacgtttcgggccgaaaccctacttcagcatttttgtatttccagcatctgcagttccttcttgaacacagataTGTGTGAGGGTTTGGTCAGTCACGGTGGGGGAAGCCATGGCTGCTGAGCGAGGAGGACAtctcagagggggggggggggggggggggggggggggagaatgtggGACAGAAGGACCCCTGGCTCAACCACTAGTAGTGCTGACGTCACACACAGCTGAATCACCAGAGAACCGATGCTGAGAAAAACACGTCGTCACCAAAGCCACTTCCTCCTCTGACCAACCGGGCTTGTGTGAGGAGGTGAGAATGTtccactagtgtgtgtgtgtggtagtgaCTGATCTACGAGTcataacagcgtggaaacagacagaCCCCTcgcctcaacttgcccacgccgaccaacattgccccgtctacactagtcccatctatctgCTTTCCTTTGGCCCATATATGACTCAACCGCTACTCTCCGTGTACATGTCCAAAAgtgttttaaacattgtgatattacctgcctcaactacctccgccgtCAGCTCCTTCAATATATCTACCATCTCAggtttctattcaatctttccctcctcatctttaacatatgttctctggttcttgattcccctactctggataaaatactCTGCGTACTTACCATATCGatgcgtggaattctctgccacagaaaatagttgaggccagttcattggctatatagaaacatagaaacatagcaaataggtgcaggggtaggtcattcggcccttcgagcctgcaccgccaaacagtatcctgtacctgccttctctccataccccctgatccctttagccacaagggccacatctaactccctcttaaatatagccaatgaactggcctcaactaccttctatggcagagaattcaacagatgtggcagagaattccacagatacggcagagaattccacagatatttaagagggaggtagatgtggcccttgtggctaaaggggtcagggggtatggagagaaggcaggtacaggatactgagttggatgatcagccatgatcatattgaatggcggtgcaggctcgaagggccgaatggcctactcctgcacctattttctatgtttctatgattcctctAATGATCTTACACACATACGtccgtaagatcacccctcagcctcctgcgctcaaagcaataaagtcccagtctgctcaacctttccctatagctcagtctccAGTGTCCCGGCAACACCTCAtacatctcctctgcactctttccaccttGACAACGTTAAACCTGGCCTGAGATCAGCGGTCTGAGCTGCAGCGCTCCGTGGATAGGGCTGGGACATGGGCTCAGGGATAAATCCAGTCCCTGCTGAATCTGTGACCAGTCTCCCTGTACCCTCTCTGTGTGACTAGCCCCCTATGCCAGCTCTGTGAGCAGTCCCCTCTACCCACTCTGTGAGCTGTCGCCTATACCCACTCTTTGACCAGTCCCTCTGTAcctgagtttaagaaggaactgcagatgctggaaaatcgaaggtagacaaaaatgctggagaaactcagcgggtgcagcagcatctatggagcgaaggaaataggcaacgtttcgtcccgaaacgttgcctatttccttcgctccatagatgctgctgcacccgctgagtttctccagcatttttgtctacctgtcccATGCGACTAGTCCCCGTATACCCCACTTTTTCGCCCCAGTGCCACTTCACAGTTTTTCCCTTTGTTTTGATCTGATTCTCGCTCCCTCTCTGCGCGGAActtccacttttttttttaaaccaccacCACCCACAGCGACGGGcagagggaacagctgtgccaccCGACCTTGGAGTCGCGACTAACCGACCCTCCTCTCCGTTGTTCTCTACCAGGCGACTCGTTCAAGGACAGGCGGTGCCGGGACTGCCGCAGCGGCACCTTTTCCAACCAAGACAATGTTGGCACCTGCACACCGTGGACCGAGTGAGTTCCCATTTGGGCGGCGCGGGAGGTGCATAGGTAGGGAGGGTAGGTTCggagtgtgagggtgtgtgtctgGGGCTTTGTGGCAATGGTtgccccccatctacactagtcccacctgcccgcatttggcccaaatccctccaaatcttatagaaacatataaaattataaaaaggactggacaagctagatgcaggaaaaatgttcccaatgttgggcgagtccagaaccaggaggccaccgtcttagaataaaggggggaggtcatttaagactgaggtgagaaaaaaacgttttcgcccagagagttgtgaatttatggaattccctgccacagagggcagtggaggccaaatcactggatggatttaagagagagttagatagagctctaggggctagtggagtcaagggatatggggagaaggcaggcacgggttattgataggggacgatcagccatgatcacaatgaatggcggtgttggctcgaagggccgaatggcctactcctgcacctattttctatgtttctaacccttcCCTCTGTGTGAAGCTGGTGGCTTCATGTCCATTTAAGCACCCGTGGCTTGACGTTACTCGTGTTGTACCGCCTGAGCTGTCGATGGAAAACTTAAAGATTCCACTCCTGCCCACACAGCCAGCTACAAAAACTCAGCAagccctccctcactcactccccgTAGTGAAACGAGGGCTGAATAACTACAGTCTGAGCAGACAGTGTGTGGCTCACAGCGACACTGTAACTGTAAAGGGCAGGAAACGCGTGCGGAGAGTGAGTAACATGATCAGTTATGGGCTCAACCACTTGAAACGCCGGCCTCCTACAGATAAGACCAGTCATTGCATAAGtttccagagagagagagagttcaatgaatgaatgaagtcaCTGGGCCAATTTCTGTTTGTAATCTCCGTCTGTGTGGTGTCTGTCGTTCTAGCTGCTCGGCTACAGGTCTCCGGGTAGCGAGGAACGGTTCCAGCACCGAGGATGCAACGTGCGGCGCGCCCCTGGCAACCCCGGCGGCTGCCACCAGCTCGAACTGGTCCAAACACAGAACCCCAACACACCCCGGCCAGCCCTGGCGCCAAGGTAGAAACCTATTGCAGACTTCCCCAAACGCTAAGCGTAATCAAGTTCCCAACCTACCGACACTGATGGGAAAGCGCAAAGTGGCAGAGTGACCCAAGTTGGGAATTGAAATCTCCCagcgtgtcggaaggaactgcagatgatggtttacaccgaagatagacatacataacatgctggcgtaactcagcgggacaggcagcaaccctgaatggaaggaatgggtgacgttttgggtggagacccttcttcagatgggccttgagcccacatccctctgaaccttcTATTGAAATCCTGTTGATTCTAGAACAGTTCCCACAGAACATTAGTGTAAGCCTcctagttaaaaaaaaattgaagagaGAACATGGGAAAATACAAATCATTCGCTGGGAAAATGGCGGAGATAATGGAATTGGGCAAAATCTGTAAGAATTTATCAAAGGGAATATCCTGTTTGTCAAATTTTCGGGCTTATTTTGAAATTAAGTAACAAAGTGCATAAAGGTGAAGTATTTGGACTTGCAGAAAGCTTTCAACAGGGCACACTACAGAGGATGGAAAACAGGATGAGgacaggaaggtacacaaaaaagctggagaaactcagcgggtgcagcagcatctatggagcgaaggaaatttccttcgctccatagatgctgctgcacccgctgagtttctccagcttttttgtgtaccttcgattttccagcatctgcagttccttcttaaacaggatgaGAACAGGGACTGGCTGAGGCCTAGTTAATGGGCAGAAGGCAGAGTGGAGATGAATGGGTCATTTTCCTGTTGGGAAGTGTGAAGACTGGGGTGTTGGAGATGTTTGAACTAAAGAAATCCAATCAGAGGAATCTCTTCAATTCCTTAAATCTGCTTTGGCATTCAATCTGACCATGTCCAAACTTGCGTCTCagagcagaattggaccattcagtccatcaagtctactccgccattaaatcatggctgatctatctttccctctcaaccccattctcctggcttctccccataaccctgacacccgcactaatcaagaatctgccttaaaatatcaattaacggcctccgcagccttctgtgccagtggattccacagattcaccaccctctgactaaagagattcctcctcatctttctaaaggtacggtccttttattctgaggctatgtcctctggtcctagaatctcccactagtggaaacatcctctccacatcca
Proteins encoded in this window:
- the tnfrsf9 gene encoding tumor necrosis factor receptor superfamily member 9, with the protein product MEQRALALAPVMVMAMIGAVAAQHLCAKGMFRDSKTGQCTPCPATSYTSTMNNQSHCNRCRMCAVGKSQTLFPCLATSNTVCECKEGYMCTRSDCKACKPHTTCKRGQRVEGEGDSFKDRRCRDCRSGTFSNQDNVGTCTPWTDCSATGLRVARNGSSTEDATCGAPLATPAAATSSNWSKHRTPTHPGQPWRQARWDCGHHRHSIGAMCPHPIHSLRCHAEQEVAEETHGTGCEEQ